The following proteins come from a genomic window of Aequorivita marisscotiae:
- a CDS encoding DUF4488 domain-containing protein produces the protein MKKIVFCLLCSFISIETNAQSLIGAWERVYTSEDGENLRNVLVFSEKHQVFTTYNADSGEFISTVGGSWKLDDNTITEEVEFNSANPEKVGSKSSFQVVINDSIIEFEGSNVKMKRIDNGTPGQLQGAWLMSGRIKDRKMEIRNTETPRKTMKILSGTRFQWIAYNTETKKFMATGGGTYTTKDGVYTENIEFFSRDNSKVGLQLKFDYNLKDGNWCHLGFSTKGDPINEVWSKRK, from the coding sequence ATGAAAAAAATTGTCTTTTGCTTACTCTGTAGCTTTATATCTATTGAAACAAATGCGCAAAGTTTAATAGGTGCATGGGAGCGTGTTTATACGTCGGAAGATGGTGAGAATTTGAGAAATGTGCTGGTTTTTTCAGAAAAACATCAGGTATTCACCACCTACAATGCAGACTCAGGTGAATTTATTTCTACCGTTGGGGGAAGTTGGAAACTGGATGACAATACAATTACGGAAGAAGTTGAATTCAACTCAGCGAATCCCGAAAAAGTAGGTTCTAAATCAAGTTTTCAGGTGGTTATAAACGATTCAATTATTGAATTTGAAGGAAGCAATGTAAAAATGAAAAGGATAGATAACGGTACTCCCGGCCAATTACAGGGTGCTTGGTTGATGTCTGGCAGAATTAAAGACAGAAAAATGGAAATACGAAATACCGAAACCCCAAGAAAAACAATGAAAATTTTATCTGGCACCCGTTTTCAGTGGATAGCATATAATACTGAAACGAAAAAATTTATGGCGACGGGGGGCGGAACTTACACAACTAAAGATGGAGTTTACACTGAAAATATAGAATTTTTTTCTAGAGATAATTCCAAGGTTGGACTACAACTTAAATTTGATTACAATTTAAAGGATGGCAATTGGTGCCATTTGGGTTTTTCAACCAAAGGAGACCCTATTAACGAAGTATGGAGCAAAAGAAAATAA
- a CDS encoding aminopeptidase family protein P: MINNRLENLQQQLTKYNLDAVIIPSTDPHQSEYVAEHWKIREHFSGFSGSAGVLVVLKNEAALWTDSRYFLQFEDECQTYNINLHKQSIPHAPEHVQWLVDSLEENADIGLDFLQFSKAQIDYIKEISKSKNIALKNIPHLIDEIWIDRPALPNFPVNIHPLEYSGESTASKIKKIQNKITNAKADYYLFSSLDEIAWLFNIRSQDVDFTPLVTAYALVGLENTHLFCDRNRFSASAIASFSNLNIEIIDYHLAIDAFEKLDANKKIITDVSSLNYAVYSAVQSKFLFQNSLAKELKAIKNETEIAGSKNCMLKDGVALTKFFMWLEKELTARSISEYEIGKKLEGFRKQQDLYVGESFAAIVGYKGNGAIIHYTATENGAAMVKNEDILLVDSGAQYKDGTTDITRTVWLGGTPTSELKIAYTSVLKGYIALEQLQFPKGTVGMQMDAFARFHLWNQGLNYPHGTGHGIGSFGMVHEPAQGFTTNPATSSGSTAHLPNQLTTIEPGCYKKGVYGIRIENIVLSIAKETTEFGEFLGFTPLTLFPIDRQLIDKSLLTDSEIAWFNSYHQMVLQELSPLLNNDEVEWLKAMCEKL, translated from the coding sequence ATGATCAATAACAGACTAGAAAATCTGCAGCAACAGCTAACTAAATATAATTTAGACGCAGTGATTATTCCATCTACCGATCCCCACCAATCCGAATACGTTGCGGAGCACTGGAAAATACGGGAACACTTTTCGGGGTTTTCTGGCTCGGCGGGTGTGTTGGTAGTATTGAAGAATGAAGCTGCCCTTTGGACAGATTCGCGTTATTTTTTACAGTTTGAAGACGAATGCCAAACCTATAACATAAACTTGCACAAACAATCTATTCCACACGCGCCCGAACACGTGCAATGGCTTGTTGATAGTTTGGAGGAAAACGCTGATATTGGCCTAGATTTTTTACAGTTTTCCAAAGCCCAAATAGACTATATAAAGGAAATTTCGAAATCGAAAAATATTGCGCTTAAAAACATACCGCATTTGATTGATGAAATTTGGATTGATAGACCTGCTTTGCCGAATTTTCCAGTCAATATTCATCCGTTAGAATACAGCGGCGAATCAACAGCTTCAAAAATAAAAAAGATTCAAAATAAAATTACAAATGCGAAAGCCGACTACTACCTGTTTTCGAGTTTAGATGAAATTGCTTGGCTTTTTAATATTCGTTCGCAAGATGTGGATTTCACTCCACTAGTCACCGCTTATGCTTTAGTAGGACTTGAAAACACCCACTTATTTTGTGATAGAAATAGATTTTCTGCCTCTGCAATTGCTTCGTTTTCAAATTTGAATATTGAAATTATAGATTATCATTTAGCAATTGATGCGTTTGAAAAATTAGACGCCAATAAGAAGATTATTACAGATGTTTCTTCTTTAAATTATGCGGTTTACAGTGCAGTGCAGAGTAAATTTTTATTTCAAAATTCACTAGCAAAAGAATTGAAAGCTATTAAAAATGAAACTGAAATAGCCGGCTCAAAAAATTGCATGTTAAAAGACGGGGTGGCGCTAACTAAGTTTTTTATGTGGTTGGAAAAGGAGCTTACGGCACGATCAATTTCAGAATATGAAATTGGTAAAAAATTGGAAGGCTTTCGGAAACAACAGGATTTGTACGTGGGCGAATCCTTTGCGGCAATTGTGGGCTACAAAGGCAATGGCGCAATAATTCATTATACCGCTACAGAAAATGGCGCTGCAATGGTTAAAAATGAAGACATTTTGCTGGTTGATAGCGGCGCGCAATACAAAGATGGCACTACAGATATTACGCGCACTGTTTGGTTGGGTGGAACGCCAACCTCTGAATTAAAAATAGCCTATACTTCGGTTTTAAAAGGATATATAGCACTTGAACAATTGCAATTCCCTAAAGGTACCGTTGGCATGCAAATGGATGCATTTGCTCGATTTCACCTGTGGAATCAAGGTTTAAACTATCCTCACGGTACGGGTCACGGTATCGGTAGTTTTGGAATGGTACACGAACCCGCACAAGGTTTTACAACCAATCCAGCAACGAGTAGTGGGAGCACAGCACATTTGCCAAATCAATTAACCACTATAGAACCGGGGTGTTACAAAAAGGGTGTTTATGGTATTCGGATTGAAAATATAGTGCTCTCAATTGCCAAAGAAACTACTGAATTTGGTGAGTTTTTAGGCTTTACACCCCTCACATTATTCCCGATTGATAGACAACTCATTGACAAATCGCTACTCACAGATTCCGAAATAGCATGGTTTAATTCCTATCATCAAATGGTTTTGCAGGAATTATCGCCATTATTAAATAATGATGAAGTGGAATGGTTAAAGGCTATGTGTGAAAAATTATAA
- a CDS encoding four helix bundle protein produces MQDLKARTKNFTLDCLALCTKIPKSREFDSIVRQLIRSSSSVGENYRAANRAKSDRDFINKLKIVEEEADESMFWLEILLEINLNNIENIKTLNNKSDELVAITVASIKTARKRL; encoded by the coding sequence ATGCAGGATTTAAAGGCTAGAACTAAAAATTTTACTTTGGATTGTTTGGCATTGTGTACTAAAATTCCAAAGTCAAGAGAATTCGACTCGATTGTACGTCAACTTATTAGATCATCAAGCTCTGTTGGTGAAAATTATCGGGCCGCCAACAGAGCAAAATCTGATCGTGATTTTATAAACAAGTTAAAAATTGTAGAGGAGGAAGCAGATGAAAGTATGTTTTGGTTGGAGATATTATTAGAAATTAATTTGAATAATATCGAAAATATCAAAACATTAAACAATAAAAGTGATGAGTTAGTGGCAATAACAGTAGCTTCCATAAAAACTGCAAGAAAAAGACTATGA
- a CDS encoding PAS domain-containing sensor histidine kinase: MLQNKITKSIKNRYLLFLFTIILIIVTVLFIVYRSITIQTSNLQLVKITYNQSFLVQKIFAATHLFDTHESYKIDPLHVKEFSELTAKFEIFQKKLINQSTTPNVNAKGDSLIKASLPIANMLLTSAKTFTAANDPITTKNALTAIQNAATEYNIIINKISDIHVELEEDRLLNLRRSMYFFGTISILLLLGEYIFIIVPTLNQLFRKNEQLTQSNKELASSESTILAYVKELEKLKLDLERQEEYNKIFIEQAPTAIAMLDKDMKYIAVSQRWIEDYKMQDQEIIGRSHYDLFPEIGDEWKKNHQKCLQGAIDTCDEAIFKRADGSVQWIYWDVRPWYISEGEIGGLLMHTGDITSIKEREFEKTRIQEILDKTNEVARIGTWEANLQTQKVLWSKVVYDLHKVPYDTEIDIESAINYYKAGKNRDLIKQVVHEVITQGKPYDVEVKVVTADGSEIWARVIGQPEYSNNECVGILGVFQDITNFKKAQLALDKAHNELMAILNSGPISIISSDTNGVITHFNHGAEKMLGYSADEVIGKLSPEIFHLEEEMEQFRLDMANKMHVNPTKFDPYEALFKLNYDDTREWTYKRKDGSSFPVLLTVTAIKNQRGKSLGLLGMALDITARKKTENELVKTNYLLNTVVEITKIGHWQWNLAADKVEWSSHLHKIFDLEEVETNLKYDSYFNFVHPDDKDLVTTSVENAIATKVFEKYTHRIITAKGKLKTLQLLGEVFTNDSGEVVEMIGTVQDITEQKLVENKFRGLLESAPDAMVIVNERGEIQLINKQAEKLFGYHIDELLNQPVEVLIPKKFKGQNNHKNQRDKFFTNPKVRSMGAGKSEVLYGINKKGKEIPVQISLSPLQTEEGLLVSAAIRDITTQLKTERKIIQAKDNLEVLTQHLSAQNKQLAEFAQITSHNLRAPVSNLNALLHLYDISESQEEKEVLFTKFETVIEHLTSTLNTLIEALKMRTREKAELKIVSFQDTFNKTKEILSGQIINTSAKITTDFTKVSKIKYHQTYLESIFLNLVSNAIKYRSPERIPEILIKAEIVDGKINLTVQDNGLGIDLEKHGHKLFGLNKTFHRHPDAKGVGLYLTKIQVETLRGSIFATSEVGKGSVFTIVFNNKPYE, from the coding sequence TTGCTACAAAACAAAATCACAAAATCTATTAAAAATAGATACCTACTCTTTCTATTTACTATAATTCTTATTATAGTAACAGTTTTATTTATTGTATATCGCAGCATCACAATTCAAACTTCCAATCTTCAACTTGTAAAAATTACATATAACCAAAGTTTTCTTGTGCAGAAAATCTTTGCGGCCACCCACCTTTTTGATACGCACGAATCTTATAAAATCGATCCGTTGCATGTAAAGGAATTCAGTGAACTAACTGCTAAATTTGAAATTTTTCAAAAAAAATTAATAAATCAATCCACTACCCCTAATGTAAATGCAAAGGGCGATTCGTTAATTAAAGCTAGCTTACCCATTGCAAATATGCTACTTACTTCCGCAAAAACCTTTACTGCGGCCAATGATCCAATTACGACAAAAAATGCGTTGACAGCGATTCAAAATGCGGCAACGGAGTACAATATTATTATCAATAAAATTTCTGACATACACGTAGAACTTGAAGAGGATCGTCTGTTAAATTTAAGACGTTCAATGTACTTTTTTGGCACTATTTCAATTTTACTATTATTGGGAGAATATATTTTTATCATTGTTCCTACATTGAATCAATTATTTCGAAAAAACGAACAACTTACCCAATCTAATAAAGAATTAGCAAGTTCAGAAAGCACCATATTGGCTTACGTGAAAGAACTCGAAAAACTAAAACTAGATTTAGAAAGACAGGAAGAATACAACAAAATATTTATAGAACAAGCGCCTACTGCCATTGCAATGCTAGATAAGGATATGAAGTATATAGCGGTATCGCAACGTTGGATAGAAGATTATAAGATGCAAGACCAAGAAATTATTGGCCGGTCTCACTACGATCTCTTTCCAGAAATTGGTGATGAATGGAAGAAAAACCATCAAAAATGTTTGCAAGGAGCCATAGACACTTGCGATGAAGCAATATTTAAACGTGCTGATGGTAGCGTACAATGGATTTATTGGGATGTACGCCCTTGGTATATCTCTGAAGGTGAAATTGGCGGGTTATTGATGCATACTGGTGATATTACTTCCATTAAAGAAAGAGAATTTGAAAAAACCCGTATTCAAGAAATTTTAGATAAAACCAATGAAGTTGCAAGAATAGGAACTTGGGAAGCAAACCTACAAACCCAGAAAGTACTCTGGAGCAAAGTGGTTTACGATTTACATAAAGTGCCCTACGACACAGAAATAGATATTGAATCTGCAATTAATTATTATAAAGCAGGTAAAAATAGAGACCTTATAAAACAAGTTGTTCACGAAGTTATTACTCAAGGAAAGCCCTACGATGTTGAAGTTAAGGTAGTAACAGCCGATGGATCTGAAATTTGGGCCCGTGTAATAGGACAACCGGAATATAGCAATAATGAGTGCGTTGGAATTTTAGGTGTGTTTCAAGATATTACTAATTTTAAAAAGGCCCAATTAGCTTTAGATAAAGCACATAATGAATTAATGGCAATTCTAAATTCGGGTCCCATATCAATTATTTCTTCAGATACAAATGGAGTAATAACCCATTTTAATCACGGTGCAGAAAAAATGTTAGGTTATTCTGCCGATGAAGTTATAGGAAAGCTGAGCCCCGAGATATTTCATCTTGAGGAAGAAATGGAGCAATTTAGATTAGATATGGCAAATAAAATGCACGTTAATCCAACCAAATTTGATCCCTATGAGGCCCTATTTAAGTTAAATTATGACGACACGCGCGAATGGACATATAAAAGAAAGGATGGCTCATCTTTTCCAGTACTATTAACAGTTACAGCCATTAAAAACCAGCGCGGTAAAAGCTTAGGACTGCTAGGAATGGCCCTTGACATTACTGCCCGTAAAAAAACTGAAAACGAATTAGTAAAGACCAACTACTTACTTAATACAGTGGTTGAGATAACAAAAATAGGCCATTGGCAATGGAATCTTGCAGCCGATAAGGTTGAATGGTCTAGCCATTTACACAAAATATTCGATCTTGAGGAAGTGGAAACCAATTTAAAGTATGATAGTTATTTTAATTTCGTTCATCCGGACGATAAAGATCTAGTAACTACCTCCGTAGAAAATGCCATAGCTACTAAAGTATTTGAAAAATACACACATCGTATAATAACAGCAAAAGGCAAATTAAAAACACTGCAACTCTTAGGAGAGGTATTTACAAATGACAGCGGAGAAGTAGTTGAAATGATTGGTACAGTACAAGACATTACCGAGCAAAAACTGGTAGAAAACAAATTTAGAGGGCTTTTGGAATCTGCACCCGATGCCATGGTAATTGTAAATGAACGTGGAGAAATTCAACTTATTAATAAACAAGCAGAAAAACTTTTTGGATATCACATTGACGAATTGTTAAACCAACCCGTAGAAGTCCTAATTCCAAAAAAATTTAAAGGTCAAAACAATCACAAAAACCAACGAGACAAATTCTTTACAAACCCAAAAGTTAGGTCCATGGGAGCGGGTAAATCTGAAGTTTTATACGGTATAAATAAAAAAGGAAAGGAAATTCCAGTTCAGATAAGTCTGAGCCCTTTGCAAACAGAAGAAGGTCTTTTGGTATCTGCCGCGATTCGGGATATTACTACACAGTTAAAAACAGAACGTAAAATTATTCAAGCCAAAGACAATTTAGAAGTATTAACACAGCATTTATCTGCACAAAACAAACAATTAGCAGAATTCGCTCAAATAACATCGCACAATTTACGAGCTCCCGTAAGTAATTTAAATGCCTTGTTACACCTCTACGATATTTCAGAAAGCCAGGAAGAAAAGGAAGTATTGTTTACCAAATTTGAAACTGTAATTGAACATTTAACTTCAACCTTAAACACGTTAATAGAAGCTCTTAAAATGAGAACTCGCGAAAAAGCCGAGTTAAAAATTGTTTCCTTTCAAGATACATTCAACAAAACAAAAGAAATACTTTCAGGACAAATTATTAATACCAGTGCAAAAATCACAACAGATTTCACAAAAGTTTCTAAAATTAAATACCATCAAACGTATTTAGAAAGTATTTTTCTTAACTTAGTTTCAAATGCTATAAAATATCGATCTCCTGAAAGAATTCCTGAAATTTTAATCAAAGCGGAAATTGTAGATGGAAAAATTAACTTAACAGTTCAAGACAATGGTCTTGGAATTGATTTAGAAAAACACGGTCATAAATTGTTTGGCTTAAACAAAACCTTCCACAGACATCCAGATGCCAAAGGAGTGGGACTTTATTTAACCAAAATTCAAGTAGAAACTTTAAGAGGTTCTATATTTGCCACAAGTGAAGTGGGTAAAGGCTCAGTTTTTACAATCGTATTTAATAATAAACCGTATGAATAA
- the hisF gene encoding imidazole glycerol phosphate synthase subunit HisF, whose protein sequence is MLTKRIIPCLDIKNGRTVKGINFLDLRDAGDPVELAKFYSENGADELVFLDISATEERRKTLADLVLRVAETINIPFTVGGGISSVDDVEILLNNGADKISINSSAVKNPQLINDLASKFGSQCIVVAIDAKQIDGHWKVHLVGGKVPTELDLFAWAKEVEQRGAGEILFTSMDHDGTKNGFANDALAKLSTELNIPIIASGGAGRIQHFTDTFIYGKADAALAACVFHFKEIAVVDLKKELQIQGLPVRL, encoded by the coding sequence ATGTTAACAAAACGAATAATACCGTGTCTCGATATTAAAAATGGCCGAACCGTAAAAGGCATCAATTTCCTTGATTTGCGCGATGCTGGTGACCCTGTGGAATTGGCAAAATTCTATTCAGAAAACGGAGCCGATGAATTGGTTTTTCTGGATATTTCAGCAACTGAAGAACGCAGAAAAACATTGGCCGACTTAGTTTTAAGAGTCGCAGAAACCATCAATATTCCTTTTACTGTGGGCGGTGGAATTTCTTCTGTGGATGATGTTGAAATACTATTGAATAATGGCGCCGATAAGATTTCAATAAATTCTTCCGCAGTAAAAAATCCGCAATTGATAAATGATTTGGCTTCAAAATTTGGCTCGCAGTGTATTGTTGTGGCAATTGATGCCAAACAGATTGACGGCCATTGGAAAGTGCATTTGGTAGGAGGAAAGGTGCCTACCGAACTCGATTTGTTTGCATGGGCAAAAGAAGTGGAACAACGCGGGGCAGGCGAAATACTTTTTACATCCATGGATCACGACGGAACAAAAAACGGTTTTGCGAACGATGCTTTGGCAAAACTTTCCACAGAGCTGAATATTCCAATTATTGCTTCGGGTGGAGCGGGAAGGATTCAGCATTTTACAGATACATTTATCTACGGAAAGGCCGATGCAGCCTTGGCTGCCTGTGTATTTCACTTTAAGGAAATAGCTGTGGTTGATTTAAAAAAAGAATTACAAATCCAGGGCCTCCCTGTTAGACTCTAA
- a CDS encoding response regulator: MKWVKAQFLQSYLIINRMNNLQNICIIDDDSIYQYAITATIKAYKLAENVLVFSDGEEALDFIRENAENNDNLPDIILLDINMPVMDGFQFIDEYKLIKPRMEKKIVVYMVSSSVDPQDIEKAKAISEIADYIIKPIRPKELASIVSSFF; this comes from the coding sequence GTGAAGTGGGTAAAGGCTCAGTTTTTACAATCGTATTTAATAATAAACCGTATGAATAATCTTCAAAACATCTGCATAATTGATGATGATAGCATTTACCAATATGCCATTACTGCTACTATCAAAGCTTATAAGTTAGCAGAAAACGTTTTGGTGTTTTCAGATGGCGAAGAAGCGTTAGACTTTATAAGGGAAAATGCTGAGAACAATGATAATCTACCTGATATAATTTTATTAGATATTAATATGCCGGTGATGGATGGTTTTCAATTTATAGATGAATATAAATTGATAAAACCAAGAATGGAGAAAAAAATAGTAGTATATATGGTTTCTTCCTCCGTAGATCCGCAAGATATTGAAAAAGCAAAAGCGATAAGTGAAATTGCAGACTATATTATTAAACCAATCAGACCGAAAGAATTGGCTTCTATTGTAAGTTCATTTTTTTAA
- a CDS encoding S28 family serine protease, translating to MKSIRFYYFFLFTLLFIGCKTASIAVIPTTEVSTFEKLASIKNIVSIEKRAVTSHFDENYELWFEQPIDYNDVSKGTFKQRVFLGFENPSQPVIVELSGYGIGSENAGELAGHYNANQLSIEHRYFNNSRPEEIDWNTLTVENAAKDQATIINAIRNALYPNAKFISTGISKGCQTVMVHRLYFPENVDACVCYVGPLNFKKEDDRIFEFLKNVGTAEERLKVKNFQELCFENRAALLEILKTKAAENDMSWEFGIEKALDYSILEYAFAYWQWGVDGNTIPLSTASAEAIYKHLFDVVGYGFFEEKSVEKLQPYFWAALTEQGIYGYETMPFEKYLHTDKMYTFDWAFPEGVTKAFNLKPMQRIKSFLDTKAEKMLFIYGEYDAWSATAVALTENADKRELYKFIKPEGDHRTRIKSFSAEEQNQIYGIIDRWLED from the coding sequence ATGAAATCAATTCGCTTCTATTACTTTTTCCTTTTTACCCTATTATTTATAGGTTGTAAAACAGCATCAATAGCTGTAATACCTACAACAGAAGTTTCAACCTTTGAGAAATTAGCTTCGATTAAAAATATAGTAAGTATTGAAAAAAGAGCCGTTACGAGTCATTTTGACGAAAACTATGAGCTGTGGTTTGAACAGCCTATCGATTATAACGACGTATCAAAAGGTACCTTTAAGCAACGCGTTTTTTTAGGGTTTGAAAATCCTTCGCAACCTGTTATCGTTGAGCTTAGTGGCTATGGAATAGGTTCAGAAAACGCGGGCGAATTAGCCGGTCATTACAACGCCAATCAACTTTCAATTGAGCATCGTTATTTTAATAATTCACGGCCAGAAGAAATAGACTGGAATACATTAACTGTTGAAAATGCGGCTAAAGATCAGGCTACTATAATTAATGCAATTAGAAATGCCTTATATCCAAATGCAAAATTTATTTCTACGGGAATATCGAAAGGTTGCCAAACAGTTATGGTACATCGCCTCTATTTTCCAGAAAATGTAGATGCCTGTGTTTGCTACGTTGGTCCGTTAAATTTTAAAAAGGAAGACGACAGGATTTTTGAGTTTTTAAAAAATGTAGGGACGGCTGAGGAAAGGCTAAAAGTCAAAAATTTTCAAGAATTATGTTTCGAAAATAGAGCAGCCTTATTAGAAATACTAAAAACAAAGGCCGCAGAAAATGATATGTCTTGGGAATTCGGTATAGAAAAAGCTCTCGATTATTCAATATTGGAATATGCCTTTGCGTATTGGCAATGGGGTGTAGATGGAAATACAATTCCGTTGTCAACAGCTTCCGCAGAAGCTATTTACAAACATTTATTTGATGTTGTAGGTTATGGTTTTTTTGAAGAAAAATCTGTAGAAAAATTACAGCCGTATTTTTGGGCAGCCCTAACGGAACAAGGCATTTATGGCTATGAAACAATGCCGTTTGAAAAATATCTACATACAGATAAAATGTACACTTTTGATTGGGCTTTTCCTGAAGGGGTTACAAAAGCTTTCAATTTAAAACCTATGCAACGTATAAAATCATTCTTAGATACAAAGGCAGAAAAAATGCTCTTTATTTATGGCGAATACGACGCTTGGAGTGCTACAGCTGTTGCCTTAACCGAAAACGCAGACAAACGCGAACTATATAAATTCATAAAGCCTGAAGGTGACCATAGAACACGAATTAAAAGCTTTAGCGCGGAAGAGCAGAACCAAATTTATGGTATTATAGACCGCTGGCTGGAGGACTAG
- the hisIE gene encoding bifunctional phosphoribosyl-AMP cyclohydrolase/phosphoribosyl-ATP diphosphatase HisIE produces the protein MEIDFKKYNDGLVPAIIQDTLTSKVLMLGYMNEEAFLKTNQSKQVTFFSRSKRRLWTKGEESGNFLNLVSIAVDCDNDALLIKVNPTGPVCHKGTDTCWKAENVSSFGFFSELESIIQNRKDNSENEDSYIASLFRKGINKIAQKVGEEAIEVVIEAKDCNDDLFLNESADLLFHYLILLRAKGFTLNDVERILRKRHISK, from the coding sequence ATGGAAATAGATTTTAAAAAATACAACGATGGCCTTGTACCAGCTATAATTCAGGATACTTTAACAAGCAAAGTGTTGATGCTTGGCTATATGAATGAGGAAGCATTTTTAAAAACCAATCAATCAAAACAGGTTACTTTTTTCAGCAGAAGTAAACGACGGCTTTGGACAAAAGGGGAGGAAAGCGGCAATTTTTTAAATCTGGTTTCCATCGCGGTAGATTGCGATAACGATGCGTTGTTAATAAAGGTAAATCCCACGGGACCCGTTTGCCACAAAGGCACCGACACTTGCTGGAAAGCAGAGAATGTTTCAAGTTTTGGTTTTTTTTCAGAATTGGAAAGCATAATTCAAAATAGAAAAGACAATTCGGAAAATGAAGATTCTTACATCGCATCCCTTTTCAGAAAAGGCATCAATAAAATTGCCCAAAAAGTAGGCGAGGAGGCAATAGAAGTGGTTATTGAAGCAAAAGATTGCAATGACGACTTATTTTTAAACGAAAGCGCCGACCTACTATTTCATTATTTAATTTTGCTTCGCGCAAAGGGTTTTACGTTAAACGATGTTGAAAGAATACTTCGGAAGCGGCATATTTCAAAATAG
- the corA gene encoding magnesium/cobalt transporter CorA, whose protein sequence is MAAKRRRKTQPTKIQPKRAKNLSPGTVAYTGKKTTTVTELDIIDYSKEHFHRFETNNIEEAFNYEDSTNITWINVNGLSNTQDIIALGNHFELHPLIQEDIVSTYQRPKIDEYEEYLFIVFKMLHYDNEQLTIEHISMVVGKDYVVTLQEAEGDVFNDLRDRLENGKGRIRNAGADYLMFAILDAVVDNYFSVIEFLSNKVELLEDKLFDDKEDPNITEEIQELKKEILKIRRAVLPLREVINRLEKIETSLIEERTNKYIRDLYDHIIQVNESVEIYRDMIWGLMDMYMTTISNKMNEVMKVLTIMASIFIPLTFMAGIYGMNFDHMPELHFRYGYYYLWGAMILVFFGLLWYFKRKKWL, encoded by the coding sequence ATGGCGGCCAAAAGAAGAAGAAAAACGCAACCCACTAAAATTCAACCCAAAAGAGCAAAGAATCTTTCACCAGGAACGGTTGCCTATACGGGTAAAAAAACCACTACGGTTACTGAACTGGATATTATAGATTATTCCAAGGAACATTTCCATCGTTTTGAAACAAATAATATTGAGGAAGCATTTAATTATGAGGATTCAACAAATATTACGTGGATAAACGTTAACGGTCTGAGCAACACGCAGGATATTATCGCCCTCGGCAATCATTTTGAACTGCACCCATTAATCCAAGAAGATATTGTAAGTACATATCAACGGCCAAAAATTGACGAATACGAAGAATACCTATTTATAGTTTTTAAAATGCTGCATTACGATAATGAGCAACTTACTATTGAGCATATTAGTATGGTGGTGGGGAAAGATTATGTGGTGACCCTTCAAGAAGCCGAAGGTGATGTTTTTAATGATTTACGCGATCGTCTGGAGAATGGTAAAGGTAGAATTAGAAATGCCGGAGCAGATTATTTAATGTTTGCAATTTTGGATGCGGTGGTTGATAATTATTTTTCGGTAATTGAATTTTTAAGCAATAAGGTTGAATTGCTGGAAGATAAACTTTTTGACGATAAGGAAGATCCAAACATTACTGAGGAAATTCAAGAACTTAAAAAGGAAATTTTAAAAATTCGTCGCGCTGTGCTACCCCTTCGGGAAGTTATAAATAGATTGGAAAAAATTGAAACTTCGTTAATCGAGGAACGCACCAATAAATACATTCGCGATCTATACGATCATATAATCCAAGTGAATGAAAGTGTTGAAATTTACCGCGATATGATTTGGGGCTTGATGGATATGTACATGACCACCATCAGCAATAAGATGAACGAGGTGATGAAAGTACTTACCATTATGGCTTCCATATTTATTCCGCTAACGTTTATGGCGGGTATTTACGGGATGAATTTTGACCACATGCCCGAACTTCATTTTAGGTATGGCTACTACTACCTTTGGGGCGCTATGATTTTGGTGTTTTTTGGATTATTGTGGTATTTTAAACGCAAAAAGTGGTTGTAA